TTGGGAGGGACAGAAGCTGAGGGTGGGCTCGTTGTAACATCGATGTTGCTTGCTGCCATTATCATGCGGCCATTTTCCGCCCTGTTATTACAAAAAACAGGAAAAAAACAAGGACTGATCTTAAGTGTTACGATGTTTGTGGTAATTACTTTTCTTTATGTGTTTGTTGACAGCTTTATCCTATTATTAATCGTACGTTTTGTGCATGGTTTAGCGTTTGGTATTGTAACTACAGCGACTGGCGCAATTGCCGCAGATATTATTCCTTCTTCACGTCGTGGCGCAGGGCTTGGCTACTTTGCTATGGCGATGAATCTCGCTGTTGTTGTTGGGCCATTTATTGGTTTGACCTTCATACAATACACCAGCTTCAAGCAACTATTTCTTGTATTAGGACTATTAATGGTTGTGACCATCGTTAATGCGACCATGATTCAAATTGATGAGCAAGTGCCTAAATCACAGGATATAGCAAAAATGAAGTGGACGGTTCATGATTTTCTTGAATTACGATCCCTACCTATTGCATTAATTTGTAGCCTTATTGCCTTAGCGTATTCCAGTGTGATGTCCTTTATATCCGTTTATAGTAACTCACTTGGACTTGCTTCGACGGCAGGTTATTTCTTTGTCGTTTTCGCTGTTGTAATGATTGCCTCTCGCCCCTATCTTGGCAAGACGTTTGACTTAAAAGGTCCAAAGTATGTTATTATACCGTGCTTATTTATTTTTGCACTTGGACTTTTTGCTTTAAGCGTCACAGATTCATCTTGGATGTTATTATTATCAGCAGCTTTGATTGGCTTAGGATTTGGCACATTATTACCAAGCTTTCAAACGATGGCCATTCAAGCAGCACCCAATAATAGAAGCTCGCATGCTACGAGTACATTTTTTATCTTATATGATAGCGGAATGGCAACTGGCTCGCTTATATGGGGAG
This genomic interval from Virgibacillus pantothenticus contains the following:
- a CDS encoding MFS transporter, with product MSKEAKIWTKDFISISLTQFLIFVAFYTLLTTLPIFVIQELGGTEAEGGLVVTSMLLAAIIMRPFSALLLQKTGKKQGLILSVTMFVVITFLYVFVDSFILLLIVRFVHGLAFGIVTTATGAIAADIIPSSRRGAGLGYFAMAMNLAVVVGPFIGLTFIQYTSFKQLFLVLGLLMVVTIVNATMIQIDEQVPKSQDIAKMKWTVHDFLELRSLPIALICSLIALAYSSVMSFISVYSNSLGLASTAGYFFVVFAVVMIASRPYLGKTFDLKGPKYVIIPCLFIFALGLFALSVTDSSWMLLLSAALIGLGFGTLLPSFQTMAIQAAPNNRSSHATSTFFILYDSGMATGSLIWGAIISYIGFSSLYLLNAFIILGVILLFHFYHSNFRFQLVRKKHEKTG